A window from Populus trichocarpa isolate Nisqually-1 chromosome 3, P.trichocarpa_v4.1, whole genome shotgun sequence encodes these proteins:
- the LOC7462790 gene encoding ABC transporter C family member 3 isoform X4, with protein MHEPGSNTDFLLESIFISGVCGSLHLVLLLALCVSFLCKKLSRWGDGEGSSEMLMMKRRFLWYKQTLVCCLGVSVFNFILCLLSYFYLYGNVLSDGEIMTLLDLGLKTLSWGALVVYLHTQFFNSGEKMFPLSLRVWWGFYLAISCYCFVVDVFLHRKHGSLEIEWCLVSDVVSVFSGLFLCYVGFLRSDIQDVLGEPLLNGDSSSINNLETSNSRGGDTVTPFGNAGLFSILTFSWMNSLIAAGNKKTLDLEDVPQLHGVDSVVGAFPVFKNKLESDCGRVTGFKLAKALFLLVWKEILKTALLALICTLCSFVGPYLIDAFVQCLEGRGEFKNQGYILASTFVAAKLAECLAHRHSSFRLQQIGTRLRAVTATMIYNKSLTISCQSKQGHSSGEMINIMTIDADRLGTFSQFIHDPWLVILQVCLALLILYRNLGLGSVAGFVATGIVMSLNYPFGRLEEKFQDKLMESKDKRMKATVEILRNMRVLKLQGWEMKFLSKILDLREVETRWLKKYFYNSVVITVVCWATPTVVAVATFGTCMLMGIPLESGKVLSALATFEILQSPIYNLPDTVSMLIQTKVSLDRIASFLCLDDLQPDAIEKLPGGSSDTAIEIVDGNFSWDLSSPSATLKDINFKVLNGMKVAVCGTVGSGKSSLLSSILGELPKISGTLKLCGTKAYVAQSPWIQSGTIEENILFGKVMDRERYDKVLEACSLKKDLEILSFGDQTGIGERGINLSGGQKQRIQIARALYQDAQIYLFDDPFSAVDAHTGSHLFKEVLLGLLSSKTVIYVTHQVEFLSAADLIVVMKDGRIAQAGKYDDILNAGSDFKVLVGALKTALSVLDSRHAGPVSENESVRDNNGGENSTDRIVHNEGNKDSQIGKADEVAEPQAQLIQEEEREKGSVGFQIYWKYITIAYGGALVPFILLAQLLFQILQIGSTYWMAWATPVSKDVKPGVSGSRLLIVYVSLVIGSSFCMLAQAMLFVTAGYKTATLLFNKLHLCIFRAPMSFFEATPSGRIINRASTDQSALDMKIPHTVEGLAFEAIMLLGIIAVMSQVAWQVFIVSIPVIAACIWYQQYYIPSARELSRLIGVCNAPVIQNFAETISGATTIRSFDQESRFEEINMKLTDAYSRPKFHNSAAMQWLCFRMDMFSSITFAFCLFLLVSFPERTNPAIAGLAVMYALELHRAQFGLIWCFCDCENELISVERILQYISIPAEPPLVIEANRPDHSWPSHGEVDIDNLQVRYAPHMPLVLRGLSCTFPGGKKTGIVGRTGSGKSTLIQALFRTVEPAAGQIMIDSIDISLIGLHDLRSRLSIIPQDPTMFEGTVRSNLDPLEEYTDEQIWEVLDKCQLGDEVRKKERKLDSTVIENGENWSMGQRQLVCLGRVLLKKSKVLVLDEATASVDTATDNLIQQTLRKHFSDCTVITIAHRITSVLDSDMVLLLSQGLIEEYDSPTRLLENKSSSFSQLVAEYTVRSNTSFEKSTGLNL; from the exons ATGCATGAACCAGGTTCGAATACTGATTTTCTTCTTGAATCCATTTTCATTAGTGGGGTCTGCGGATCGTTGCACTTGGTTTTGTTACTTGCTTTATGTGTCTCGTTTTTGTGTAAGAAACTCAGCAGGTGGGGTGATGGTGAGGGTTCTTCAGAGATGTTAATGATGAAGAGGAGGTTTTTGTGGTATAAACAGACCTTGGTCTGTTGTTTGGGTGTCtcggtttttaatttcatcttgtgTTTGTTGAGCTACTTTTATTTGTATGGAAATGTTTTGTCTGATGGTGAAATAATGACCCTTTTGGATTTAGGGCTGAAAACACTCTCGTGGGGTGCACTTGTTGTTTATTTGCATACCCAATTCTTTAACTCAGGTGAAAAAATGTTCCCTTTGTCATTGAGAGTTTGGTGGGGTTTCTATTTGGCTATTTCTTGTTATTGCTTTGTTGTAGATGTTTTCCTTCATCGCAAACACGGGTCTTTGGAGATAGAGTGGTGTTTAGTGTCTGATGTGGTCTCTGTGTTTTCTGGATTGTTTCTTTGTTATGTTGGGTTTTTGAGAAGTGATATTCAAGATGTACTTGGAGAACCCCTTTTGAATGGTGATTCTAGTTCGATTAATAATTTGGAGACGAGTAATTCTAGGGGGGGAGATACGGTGACTCCTTTTGGAAATGCTGGTCTTTTCAGTATTCTCACCTTCTCTTGGATGAATTCTTTGATTGCTGCTGGCAATAAGAAAACTTTAGACCTTGAAGATGTTCCTCAACTTCACGGTGTTGACAGTGTGGTTGGAGCTTTtccagtttttaaaaataagcttGAGTCAGATTGTGGTAGAGTTACCGGGTTCAAGCTCGCGAAAGCACTGTTCCTGTTAGTCTGGAAAGAAATTTTAAAGACAGCTTTATTGGCGTTGATATGCACGTTATGTTCTTTTGTTGGTCCCTACCTTATCGACGCTTTTGTTCAATGCCTTGAAGGGCGAGGAGAATTCAAGAATCAAGGTTATATTTTAGCTTCCACCTTTGTGGCTGCAAAGCTTGCTGAGTGCCTCGCACACAGGCATTCATCTTTTAGGTTGCAACAAATTGGAACAAGGCTCCGCGCAGTAACAGCCACGATGATTTACAACAAGAGCTTGACCATTTCCTGTCAGTCAAAGCAGGGGCATTCAAGTGGAGAAATGATCAATATTATGACAATTGATGCTGATAGACTTGGCACCTTTAGTCAGTTCATACACGATCCATGGTTGGTCATCTTGCAAGTTTGTTTGGCCCTGCTGATACTGTACAGAAATTTGGGACTGGGGTCGGTTGCTGGCTTTGTTGCGACAGGAATTGTCATGTCGTTAAACTATCCTTTCGGAAGATTAGAGGAGAAGTTTCAAGACAAGTTAATGGAATCAAAAGATAAACGAATGAAGGCAACCGTGGAGATTTTGAGAAATATGAGAGTTCTCAAGCTTCAGGGATGGGAAATGAAGTTTTTGTCTAAGATTCTTGACCTCAGGGAAGTAGAGACACGGTGGCTGAAGAAATACTTCTATAATTCAGTAGTGATCACTGTTGTCTGCTGGGCTACTCCCACTGTTGTGGCTGTGGCCACCTTCGGTACTTGCATGCTAATGGGAATCCCTCTTGAATCAGGGAAGGTCTTATCTGCACTCGCAACATTCGAGATTCTTCAATCCCCAATCTATAACCTTCCCGATACAGTTTCTATGCTAATTCAGACAAAGGTTTCTCTCGACAGAATtgcatcttttctttgtcttgaTGACTTGCAGCCTGATGCTATAGAGAAGCTTCCAGGAGGCAGTTCTGATACAGCAATTGAGATTGTTGATGGAAATTTCTCTTGGGATTTGTCTTCACCCAGCGCAACATTGAAAGATATAAACTTCAAAGTGCTTAATGGTATGAAGGTAGCTGTTTGTGGTACTGTTGGTTCAGGCAAGTCGAGCTTGCTTTCCTCCATTTTGGGAGAGTTACCCAAGATCTCAGGGACACTCAAGTTGTGTGGGACAAAGGCTTATGTTGCTCAGTCACCTTGGATACAGAGTGGTACGATAGAAGAGAACATATTGTTTGGTAAGGTGATGGACAGAGAAAGGTACGATAAGGTACTTGAAGCATGTTCCCTGAAGAAGGACCTGGAAATCCTCTCATTCGGTGATCAAACGGGTATTGGTGAGAGGGGTATCAATTTGAGTGGTGGACAGAAGCAAAGAATACAGATAGCACGTGCTCTCTACCAAGATGCTCAAATCTATCTATTTGATGACCCTTTCAGTGCCGTGGATGCTCATACTGGATCTCATTTGTTTAAA GAAGTTTTGCTTGGTCTTTTAAGTTCAAAAACTGTTATTTATGTTACTCATCAGGTTGAGTTCTTATCCGCTGCTGATCTAATCGTG GTCATGAAAGATGGAAGGATCGCGCAGGCAGGGAAGTATGACGACATTCTCAATGCAGGATCTGATTTTAAGGTACTTGTAGGTGCACTCAAGACAGCTTTATCAGTTCTTGATTCCAGACATGCAGGACCAGTGTCCGAAAATGAAAGTGTCAGAGACAACAATGGAGGCGAGAACAGTACTGATAGGATTGTACATAACGAAGGAAATAAAGATTCACAAATTGGTAAAGCAGATGAGGTAGCCGAGCCACAAGCACAACTCAttcaagaagaagagagagagaaaggcagTGTTGGGTTTCAAATCTATTGGAAATATATCACAATAGCATACGGAGGCGCTCTGGTCCCCTTTATATTACTGGCACAACTTCTCTTTCAGATCCTTCAAATTGGTAGCACTTATTGGATGGCATGGGCAACTCCTGTGTCAAAGGATGTGAAACCTGGTGTTAGTGGATCTAGACTGTTAATCGTCTATGTATCTCTGGTTATTGGAAGTTCTTTTTGCATGCTCGCTCAAGCCATGCTTTTTGTAACAGCAGGGTACAAAACTGCAACTCTACTATTCAACAAATTGCATCTGTGCATTTTTCGTGCTCCCATGTCCTTTTTTGAGGCAACCCCTAGCGGGCGAATCATTAACAGA GCTTCTACAGATCAAAGTGCATTAGATATGAAAATTCCACATACAGTTGAGGGCCTTGCCTTCGAAGCAATCATGCTTCTGGGAATCATAGCAGTGATGTCTCAAGTGGCATggcaagtttttatagtttccATCCCCGTAATTGCTGCCTGTATCTGGTATCAG CAATACTACATTCCCTCAGCAAGAGAGCTTTCACGGTTGATTGGAGTATGCAACGCTCCAGTTATCCAAAATTTTGCAGAAACAATTTCAGGAGCAACAACGATCAGGAGCTTtgatcaagaatcaagattcgaAGAAATAAATATGAAACTAACAGATGCATATTCTCGGCCCAAATTTCATAATTCTGCTGCAATGCAATGGCTTTGCTTCCGAATGGATATGTTCAGTTCTATTACGTTTGCTTTCTGTCTGTTTCTTTTAGTCTCTTTTCCAGAAAGAACTAATCCAG cCATTGCAGGCTTAGCTGTTATGTATGCGCTTGAGCTACACAGGGCacaatttgggttgatatggtGTTTCTGCGATTGCGAGAACGAACTCATATCAGTAGAGAGAATTCTTCAGTACATTTCTATTCCTGCCGAGCCTCCTCTTGTAATTGAAGCGAACAGGCCTGACCATTCTTGGCCATCACATGGTGAAGTTGACATCGATAATCTGCAG GTCCGATATGCCCCACACATGCCACTTGTGCTGCGTGGTCTCTCATGCACTTTCCCAGGAGGGAAGAAAACTGGTATTGTTGGGAGAACAGGCAGTGGTAAATCTACTCTCATACAGGCTCTTTTCCGAACTGTTGAACCTGCAGCTGGTCAGATTATGATTGACAGCATTGATATCTCATTGATTGGCCTGCATGATTTAAGGTCAAGACTGAGCATTATTCCCCAGGATCCAACCATGTTCGAAGGGACTGTTAGAAGTAATCTGGACCCACTTGAAGAGTACACAGATGAACAGATCTGGGAG GTTCTGGACAAGTGCCAACTTGGAGATGAAGttaggaaaaaggaaaggaagctaGATTCCACAG TTATCGAGAATGGGGAGAACTGGAGTATGGGCCAGAGGCAGCTAGTCTGTCTTGGGCGTGTGCTACTCAAGAAAAGTAAGGTGTTGGTCCTTGATGAAGCTACTGCCTCAGTTGACACAGCCACTGATAATCTTATTCAGCAAACGCTCAGGAAGCACTTCTCTGACTGTACAGTGATAACCATTGCACATAGAATAACCTCTGTTCTTGACAGTGACATGGTTTTGCTTCTAAGTCAAG GTCTCATTGAGGAGTATGATTCTCCAACAAGGTTGTTAGAAAACAAGTCATCGTCATTCTCCCAACTTGTAGCAGAGTACACAGTGAGGTCAAATACCAGTTTCGAGAAATCAACTGGATTAAATTTATAG
- the LOC7462790 gene encoding ABC transporter C family member 3 isoform X5, translating to MLMMKRRFLWYKQTLVCCLGVSVFNFILCLLSYFYLYGNVLSDGEIMTLLDLGLKTLSWGALVVYLHTQFFNSGEKMFPLSLRVWWGFYLAISCYCFVVDVFLHRKHGSLEIEWCLVSDVVSVFSGLFLCYVGFLRSDIQDVLGEPLLNGDSSSINNLETSNSRGGDTVTPFGNAGLFSILTFSWMNSLIAAGNKKTLDLEDVPQLHGVDSVVGAFPVFKNKLESDCGRVTGFKLAKALFLLVWKEILKTALLALICTLCSFVGPYLIDAFVQCLEGRGEFKNQGYILASTFVAAKLAECLAHRHSSFRLQQIGTRLRAVTATMIYNKSLTISCQSKQGHSSGEMINIMTIDADRLGTFSQFIHDPWLVILQVCLALLILYRNLGLGSVAGFVATGIVMSLNYPFGRLEEKFQDKLMESKDKRMKATVEILRNMRVLKLQGWEMKFLSKILDLREVETRWLKKYFYNSVVITVVCWATPTVVAVATFGTCMLMGIPLESGKVLSALATFEILQSPIYNLPDTVSMLIQTKVSLDRIASFLCLDDLQPDAIEKLPGGSSDTAIEIVDGNFSWDLSSPSATLKDINFKVLNGMKVAVCGTVGSGKSSLLSSILGELPKISGTLKLCGTKAYVAQSPWIQSGTIEENILFGKVMDRERYDKVLEACSLKKDLEILSFGDQTGIGERGINLSGGQKQRIQIARALYQDAQIYLFDDPFSAVDAHTGSHLFKEVLLGLLSSKTVIYVTHQVEFLSAADLIVVMKDGRIAQAGKYDDILNAGSDFKVLVGALKTALSVLDSRHAGPVSENESVRDNNGGENSTDRIVHNEGNKDSQIGKADEVAEPQAQLIQEEEREKGSVGFQIYWKYITIAYGGALVPFILLAQLLFQILQIGSTYWMAWATPVSKDVKPGVSGSRLLIVYVSLVIGSSFCMLAQAMLFVTAGYKTATLLFNKLHLCIFRAPMSFFEATPSGRIINRASTDQSALDMKIPHTVEGLAFEAIMLLGIIAVMSQVAWQVFIVSIPVIAACIWYQQYYIPSARELSRLIGVCNAPVIQNFAETISGATTIRSFDQESRFEEINMKLTDAYSRPKFHNSAAMQWLCFRMDMFSSITFAFCLFLLVSFPERTNPAIAGLAVMYALELHRAQFGLIWCFCDCENELISVERILQYISIPAEPPLVIEANRPDHSWPSHGEVDIDNLQVRYAPHMPLVLRGLSCTFPGGKKTGIVGRTGSGKSTLIQALFRTVEPAAGQIMIDSIDISLIGLHDLRSRLSIIPQDPTMFEGTVRSNLDPLEEYTDEQIWEVLDKCQLGDEVRKKERKLDSTVIENGENWSMGQRQLVCLGRVLLKKSKVLVLDEATASVDTATDNLIQQTLRKHFSDCTVITIAHRITSVLDSDMVLLLSQGLIEEYDSPTRLLENKSSSFSQLVAEYTVRSNTRFEKSTGLNL from the exons ATGTTAATGATGAAGAGGAGGTTTTTGTGGTATAAACAGACCTTGGTCTGTTGTTTGGGTGTCtcggtttttaatttcatcttgtgTTTGTTGAGCTACTTTTATTTGTATGGAAATGTTTTGTCTGATGGTGAAATAATGACCCTTTTGGATTTAGGGCTGAAAACACTCTCGTGGGGTGCACTTGTTGTTTATTTGCATACCCAATTCTTTAACTCAGGTGAAAAAATGTTCCCTTTGTCATTGAGAGTTTGGTGGGGTTTCTATTTGGCTATTTCTTGTTATTGCTTTGTTGTAGATGTTTTCCTTCATCGCAAACACGGGTCTTTGGAGATAGAGTGGTGTTTAGTGTCTGATGTGGTCTCTGTGTTTTCTGGATTGTTTCTTTGTTATGTTGGGTTTTTGAGAAGTGATATTCAAGATGTACTTGGAGAACCCCTTTTGAATGGTGATTCTAGTTCGATTAATAATTTGGAGACGAGTAATTCTAGGGGGGGAGATACGGTGACTCCTTTTGGAAATGCTGGTCTTTTCAGTATTCTCACCTTCTCTTGGATGAATTCTTTGATTGCTGCTGGCAATAAGAAAACTTTAGACCTTGAAGATGTTCCTCAACTTCACGGTGTTGACAGTGTGGTTGGAGCTTTtccagtttttaaaaataagcttGAGTCAGATTGTGGTAGAGTTACCGGGTTCAAGCTCGCGAAAGCACTGTTCCTGTTAGTCTGGAAAGAAATTTTAAAGACAGCTTTATTGGCGTTGATATGCACGTTATGTTCTTTTGTTGGTCCCTACCTTATCGACGCTTTTGTTCAATGCCTTGAAGGGCGAGGAGAATTCAAGAATCAAGGTTATATTTTAGCTTCCACCTTTGTGGCTGCAAAGCTTGCTGAGTGCCTCGCACACAGGCATTCATCTTTTAGGTTGCAACAAATTGGAACAAGGCTCCGCGCAGTAACAGCCACGATGATTTACAACAAGAGCTTGACCATTTCCTGTCAGTCAAAGCAGGGGCATTCAAGTGGAGAAATGATCAATATTATGACAATTGATGCTGATAGACTTGGCACCTTTAGTCAGTTCATACACGATCCATGGTTGGTCATCTTGCAAGTTTGTTTGGCCCTGCTGATACTGTACAGAAATTTGGGACTGGGGTCGGTTGCTGGCTTTGTTGCGACAGGAATTGTCATGTCGTTAAACTATCCTTTCGGAAGATTAGAGGAGAAGTTTCAAGACAAGTTAATGGAATCAAAAGATAAACGAATGAAGGCAACCGTGGAGATTTTGAGAAATATGAGAGTTCTCAAGCTTCAGGGATGGGAAATGAAGTTTTTGTCTAAGATTCTTGACCTCAGGGAAGTAGAGACACGGTGGCTGAAGAAATACTTCTATAATTCAGTAGTGATCACTGTTGTCTGCTGGGCTACTCCCACTGTTGTGGCTGTGGCCACCTTCGGTACTTGCATGCTAATGGGAATCCCTCTTGAATCAGGGAAGGTCTTATCTGCACTCGCAACATTCGAGATTCTTCAATCCCCAATCTATAACCTTCCCGATACAGTTTCTATGCTAATTCAGACAAAGGTTTCTCTCGACAGAATtgcatcttttctttgtcttgaTGACTTGCAGCCTGATGCTATAGAGAAGCTTCCAGGAGGCAGTTCTGATACAGCAATTGAGATTGTTGATGGAAATTTCTCTTGGGATTTGTCTTCACCCAGCGCAACATTGAAAGATATAAACTTCAAAGTGCTTAATGGTATGAAGGTAGCTGTTTGTGGTACTGTTGGTTCAGGCAAGTCGAGCTTGCTTTCCTCCATTTTGGGAGAGTTACCCAAGATCTCAGGGACACTCAAGTTGTGTGGGACAAAGGCTTATGTTGCTCAGTCACCTTGGATACAGAGTGGTACGATAGAAGAGAACATATTGTTTGGTAAGGTGATGGACAGAGAAAGGTACGATAAGGTACTTGAAGCATGTTCCCTGAAGAAGGACCTGGAAATCCTCTCATTCGGTGATCAAACGGGTATTGGTGAGAGGGGTATCAATTTGAGTGGTGGACAGAAGCAAAGAATACAGATAGCACGTGCTCTCTACCAAGATGCTCAAATCTATCTATTTGATGACCCTTTCAGTGCCGTGGATGCTCATACTGGATCTCATTTGTTTAAA GAAGTTTTGCTTGGTCTTTTAAGTTCAAAAACTGTTATTTATGTTACTCATCAGGTTGAGTTCTTATCCGCTGCTGATCTAATCGTG GTCATGAAAGATGGAAGGATCGCGCAGGCAGGGAAGTATGACGACATTCTCAATGCAGGATCTGATTTTAAGGTACTTGTAGGTGCACTCAAGACAGCTTTATCAGTTCTTGATTCCAGACATGCAGGACCAGTGTCCGAAAATGAAAGTGTCAGAGACAACAATGGAGGCGAGAACAGTACTGATAGGATTGTACATAACGAAGGAAATAAAGATTCACAAATTGGTAAAGCAGATGAGGTAGCCGAGCCACAAGCACAACTCAttcaagaagaagagagagagaaaggcagTGTTGGGTTTCAAATCTATTGGAAATATATCACAATAGCATACGGAGGCGCTCTGGTCCCCTTTATATTACTGGCACAACTTCTCTTTCAGATCCTTCAAATTGGTAGCACTTATTGGATGGCATGGGCAACTCCTGTGTCAAAGGATGTGAAACCTGGTGTTAGTGGATCTAGACTGTTAATCGTCTATGTATCTCTGGTTATTGGAAGTTCTTTTTGCATGCTCGCTCAAGCCATGCTTTTTGTAACAGCAGGGTACAAAACTGCAACTCTACTATTCAACAAATTGCATCTGTGCATTTTTCGTGCTCCCATGTCCTTTTTTGAGGCAACCCCTAGCGGGCGAATCATTAACAGA GCTTCTACAGATCAAAGTGCATTAGATATGAAAATTCCACATACAGTTGAGGGCCTTGCCTTCGAAGCAATCATGCTTCTGGGAATCATAGCAGTGATGTCTCAAGTGGCATggcaagtttttatagtttccATCCCCGTAATTGCTGCCTGTATCTGGTATCAG CAATACTACATTCCCTCAGCAAGAGAGCTTTCACGGTTGATTGGAGTATGCAACGCTCCAGTTATCCAAAATTTTGCAGAAACAATTTCAGGAGCAACAACGATCAGGAGCTTtgatcaagaatcaagattcgaAGAAATAAATATGAAACTAACAGATGCATATTCTCGGCCCAAATTTCATAATTCTGCTGCAATGCAATGGCTTTGCTTCCGAATGGATATGTTCAGTTCTATTACGTTTGCTTTCTGTCTGTTTCTTTTAGTCTCTTTTCCAGAAAGAACTAATCCAG cCATTGCAGGCTTAGCTGTTATGTATGCGCTTGAGCTACACAGGGCacaatttgggttgatatggtGTTTCTGCGATTGCGAGAACGAACTCATATCAGTAGAGAGAATTCTTCAGTACATTTCTATTCCTGCCGAGCCTCCTCTTGTAATTGAAGCGAACAGGCCTGACCATTCTTGGCCATCACATGGTGAAGTTGACATCGATAATCTGCAG GTCCGATATGCCCCACACATGCCACTTGTGCTGCGTGGTCTCTCATGCACTTTCCCAGGAGGGAAGAAAACTGGTATTGTTGGGAGAACAGGCAGTGGTAAATCTACTCTCATACAGGCTCTTTTCCGAACTGTTGAACCTGCAGCTGGTCAGATTATGATTGACAGCATTGATATCTCATTGATTGGCCTGCATGATTTAAGGTCAAGACTGAGCATTATTCCCCAGGATCCAACCATGTTCGAAGGGACTGTTAGAAGTAATCTGGACCCACTTGAAGAGTACACAGATGAACAGATCTGGGAG GTTCTGGACAAGTGCCAACTTGGAGATGAAGttaggaaaaaggaaaggaagctaGATTCCACAG TTATCGAGAATGGGGAGAACTGGAGTATGGGCCAGAGGCAGCTAGTCTGTCTTGGGCGTGTGCTACTCAAGAAAAGTAAGGTGTTGGTCCTTGATGAAGCTACTGCCTCAGTTGACACAGCCACTGATAATCTTATTCAGCAAACGCTCAGGAAGCACTTCTCTGACTGTACAGTGATAACCATTGCACATAGAATAACCTCTGTTCTTGACAGTGACATGGTTTTGCTTCTAAGTCAAG GTCTCATTGAGGAGTATGATTCTCCAACAAG